ctgaatcgtgtgtttttctttacttggcgccctgcagtaatgcgcccagtgtcctatctcacaccttccttccaccccctcctctgccaCCCCGACCTCTCTGATAAGGTCTACGTCTGTCTCGccaaaacacttcctctttaccatcaaaaacatatcatcAGACTTCTCGTTATTTGTTTCACGCTactctctcttcatgttttgcccgtgtaataaattcagacagagttaagtttagcaaggtgacagaatgcttcatcagccagtggctgatttctgtgttaaaggttttgtttttgagacggaGCTCATTCTTTAATTGTTGCCGGTACGGACCGGcctcattattaacatcataaagggcactgttctagtcctgctctgaagtcatcaataacttcatcagactttggctttgtttgtcctattttactgtagttagctctttgtctaaacacctctctctcttgcatttagtctgggtttgactttggttacgtgggcggacaacaacggtggggcgctactttttatttatgcccctcccgagtggaggtgcagatgggtaaattcctcttttctaattttggtttagtagaaaggttatttattcttcagcgtttacttattctatcttaaatacctttcctgctatatagaattccacacgtgacgtaactcagagagaatccccctaatggggcgaagtgcaactcccgagatgcaatcttctagagcaaacttttgtttgctccggcttctcgctcggcgtcctaacacagagttgcatatcgttttagaccctccagtctgatcaccactaaccttcatgaatgagttcacaaagtcttccccagtgacggtcttgcgttgacaccgtgaggttccagaccgtccagccgtgcagtgatcccatgaggactcaggctgttttactgttacaactttgactcattccgttcatccacatgaaacatttattcacagacacgtacatacagggttttaagtctagactttaacaacaacaagcagatctgtactttatttttattcagcaacaacaactttgtatgctttaatttattccaggcctttacatccgcatttaattattattatggccTCTAAATTTAATGACGTCGTTTGTATGCACTGCTCAATAGGATCGTACCGGAACCCTACTAGCTTCCTTTTAAACAAGACTGTATTGATCACTTGATCAGGTACTGCGCAATAGGACCGCTGCTACCCCTATTCGCTCGTCTTCAGCgcgatgagaaacatctccatccGCTATGAGGTCTCCCACTGACTGCGTCTTCTGGAGCCTCCACGTTAGGGCTAATCCCTACCCGCCTTCTCGCGGAAACCTCTACGTTAGGGCTAGCTAAGCCCTACCCGCTTTCCCGAGGAACAAGAAAAAGGGTGTCTTACCTTCAGGCTGGTCTGCTCTGGTTCGgatcccgtcaacccgatccccagggactggcacgcgaaggattggccccagaaaagggtcttagtgaattagagtgtgcaccctctaatcaattcttccaagccagcccactgcagacgggtgtattggatcctgccgacaacgccaattaatgtcaggtttgtgacactgtaaaagagagaaaatcagaaccaagccccaaagattcaacccaataaccattttcttgcggtaagaaacgagactagtattctttctttcagcaagggagaatggagctgctctctagccgtgccagccaccctcccagcaagggagagtggctgctgctagcttcgtcctcgattctcagagaaacagctccactccagctggttttattagcagataagaatgtgtacgtgcgtaaatcacccagacatgaagactccaaccttgagcagatagcacacaacacaaagtgttcacttcttcagtctagtcagcatatgaacagatctacgattgtcacatactttatgaatatcttgagtaagattatgaaggataaatggccttaaaagaaccatgacataactactgctactcattggtgaattaatgataaacacattcgcagatttatctaacatcAGTCCAACCCTTTCAGGCAAAGAATCTGTCATGTATTCTCGACATCCGAAAGCAAAGACGGAAGCCTCACATTTGAGGACTTTCTGGATCTCTTGAGTGCCTTCAGCGACTCGGCGACCCTTGAGATAAAGTCCCATTATGCCTTCCGTATATTTGgtgaatacatttttacaagttAGCTGCTATTAATAGTGCGTGTAAGGCCATCAGCCCGTCTTGAGCATGTTGGTGTTTTCAGACTTTGACGAGGATGGAACTCTGAACTGTGGCGACCTGGAGAAGCTGGTAAACTGCCTGACCGGAGAGACGGATGACACGAGACTAACAACGGAAGAAATGAGACAGCTCATCAGCAACGTGAGTTCACCCAGAGATGTCTCCTCTTAAAAGAGTTGAAAAGCTCATCGGTTAAAACCGCCTGTGGATGCAGTTTGGTACGCTCGTGTGTCAATGAGCTTATCGGTCTTTACTTCAGATTCTTGAAGAATCAGATATTGACAAGGATGGAACGGTGAACCTCTCAGAGTTTCAACACGTCATATCACGGTCGCCGGATTTCATTAGGTGAGGATTCAAGTTCGTTATTTACTcgtaatttcttcttttttttttttacttcaactgTTTCTCTTATGTCTTGCTGTCTCCGTAGCTCTTTCAAGATTGTGCTGTGACGACCTCTAACGTGCTGTGGAAATGCTTCGCCCTTTAATTCTCAtgcttttcatctttatttagatGTTTGCCTTAAATTATATTTCCCTGTGGTTTTCAATGTCTTTGTATGGCTTAAAATTACCCTtcacacaaattaaaatatttatgagGAACTACTCATTcacaatgtttcttttttatacagagaTGAGAATTTGTGTAcattataaaatacatttatttcaaagtCTCGTTTGTGATAATACACACGTCCAAAGTACAGTGTCCACTTTTATAAAAAGGATTACGTGGCACTAAGTTACTTCCTCCTTGACGACAGCGGCAAAAGTGTTCCACGCCCCACACACGACATCAACGAcacgcagctgctgctgctggaagaaCGCCACACGCTGAGGCTCGTCGGTACTGGTCAACGTCCGGTTTCCAAGTTGGCCGTACTCGCCTGCAATGATAAACGGGAAGGAATGGCTCAAATGAAGCATATTTAAAGTGTTGCTTTAAAATAGatcatttatttgaaatggtacaaaaatgcaaaaaccaTCGCATCCGATCCGAACATACCCCAGCCCCAGGTGTAGAGATGGCCTGTTGCTGAAATGAGACCAGAGAACAGTGACAATGCTGTAGACTTGcgaaggaaaaaaacaatggGCGATGCTTCTTACTCGTTACTGCGGCCGTGTGGCGGGAGCCGCAGCCGACGGTCCTGATTTCACATGAGGGAGCGACGTCCAGCAGAGCTGGGAAGGCCTGGATCGATAGGAACACCTCATCGTGATCCTCCCCTCGTGGCTCTTCAGGAGGACGTGCGCCGGCGTCTTTGCGCGGTTGACCTGTTCAGGGCGGTAAATGATGCGACACGTATAAATTTATACAAAGTCATTCAAAAAAAATTGCCTCAACAGAAAACAGTTTCACCTGCTTGTTGGCGATATTGTTGCCGTGGTGCTTTCCTCAGTCCTCGTGATGGAAGCCCAAGCTGACCGCTTTCATTCCAGCCCCACACATAAAGGTCGCCTCCATCTACAGAAAGGGATCGTAAAAGCTTTGACCCAATGGAGGACAACAAGATGCTTCACCGCCAACGTGTCGTGTGGAGCGTACCACTAATGCAGGCAGAGTGCCAG
This genomic window from Brachionichthys hirsutus isolate HB-005 unplaced genomic scaffold, CSIRO-AGI_Bhir_v1 contig_1405, whole genome shotgun sequence contains:
- the LOC137912732 gene encoding calcium and integrin-binding protein 1-like, producing MGTTASHLGKDLLSEYQELTFLTKQEILLAHKRFAELLTKEEKELPNIRISMERFLDLPELKSNPFRQRICHVFSTSESKDGSLTFEDFLDLLSAFSDSATLEIKSHYAFRIFDFDEDGTLNCGDLEKLVNCLTGETDDTRLTTEEMRQLISNILEESDIDKDGTVNLSEFQHVISRSPDFISSFKIVL